A window of Microbacterium sp. BK668 genomic DNA:
CGGCCTGTTCAACCAGGGCGCGTTCCAGGGCTCGACGCCCTCGCAGGCGTTCGCCGTGACGTGCGACGCCACGACGACCACTCCCGACGATCAGGCGAACGGCATCGTCAACATCGTCGTCGCCTTCGCGCCGGTCAAGCCGGCCGAGTTCGTCATCCTCAAGATCGCGCAGCTGGCCGGCCAGCCCCAGTCGTAAGGAGTTCCGCCATGCCCAAGCCGTTCAGCGTCAACGTCTCGCGCTTCGACCCGTACAAGAGCTACCGCTTCCTGGTGTACTTCGACACCTCCACCTCCCCCGTCGCCGGCGTCAGCAAGGTGAGCTCGCTCAAACGCTCGCACGACGTCATCGAGTACAAGGAGGGGGGCAACGCGATCATCCGCAAGGGGATCGGCCGCGGCAAGTACGAGCCGATCACGCTCGAGCGCGGCGTGACCCACGACGACTCGTTCGAGCAGTGGGCCAACGCCGCCCAGGTGCTCGACAAGGGCGCCCCCTCGTCCTCGCTGTCGAAGCTCCGCAAGGAGATCCGCATCGAGCTGCTCAACGAGCAGGGCCAGCCCGTGCACCGCTACCTCGTGCACCGGGCGTGGGTCTCGGAGTATCAGGCTCTCCCGGATCTGGACGCCGGGACCAACGCCGTCGCCATCGAGCACATCAAGCTCGAGAACGAGGGCTGGGAGCACGACCTGTCTCTGGCCGAGCCCAAGGAGAACTGAGCCGCGCCATGCTCGCGCTTCCGATCTCCGGCGTCCAGGCGACGTGGCGTCCCGCGACCGGGCGGGACGACATCGCCCTCGCCGACGGCGCCCAGGGACTGGAAGGCGCCGTGGACTACGTCGGAAGCGCGGTGCGCCTGGATCCTCCCGTCGAGGCGCGCGACCTCCCCGTCGGAGACGTCGATCTCGTCGTCGTCTGGGACCGCCGCGAGCGCCGCGGCGACACGATGGTCGCCGAGGGGCGCTGCGGCCGCTGCCTCGAGCCGGTCGACGTGCGCTTCAGCCTCGCCGCGTACGCCGCCCACCACCGGCCCCGGGCGAGCCGGAGGGCCGAGCCGATCGGCGACGGATGGTTCCGGCTGCGCGCCGGAGAGGCGGAGTTCCGCGTCCCCACCTCGGCCGACGTGCTGGAGGCCGCGGCATCCGTCGATCCCCGCTCGGAGCTCCTCGACCGGTGCGTGCGGGGGACCGTGCCACCGGCGACCGCCCGCTCGATCGAGGCCGCGATGGCGCGGCTCGCCCCGACGCTCCGCGCCGCCGTGGCCGGCACCTGCCCGGAGTGCGGCGCCGCGTTCGAGCTCGAGGTCGACGCGCGGGAGCTCTGCATGGCCGAGCTCCGCCAGGACGCGATCACCGTCTACGACGACGTCAATCTCATCGCGACGGCGTACGGGTGGAGCCAGGACGACATCCTCGACCTCCCCTCCGCGCGCCGGCGCAGGTACGCCGGCACGATCGCGGGTCACCTTCCCGAGACGCGCGCGAGGGAGCTCGCTCATGCGTAGCCGGCACGGATACCTCGCCACGCTCGTGCGCTCGGCCCGACCCGCGCCGCGGAGCGCCGTGCACGCCGTCACGCAGCCCGGCTGGGGTCCGACGCCTCCGGCCGAGGTGCTGGACGACGTCGAGACGGCTCCCGCCGCGCTCTCCGCCCCGCGGCCGCCGGCCCGCGCCGCCCTGCCGGCCGCATCGGCGCCCCCGCCCCCGCCCGCGCCCGTCCACGAGCAGGCGACGGATGCCTCGACCCCGCCCGCCATCGAGGTGCCGGGGCATCCGGAGCCGTCTCCCCGCGGCTCGACGGTCGTTCCCCGTCCCGCCCCGGTCTCCTCCGCCCCTCCCGCCCCGGTGGAACGGCGCGCGACGGCGCGGGACACGGATGCTGCAGGACCGCCGGCGTCGCCGGAGCCGAGCCGGCCGGCGGCCCGCCCCGCGGCCGAGTTCCCGGCGCCGCCGCGCGCGGCGGCGCCGCGGCTTCCCGCCGGCACCGAGGTCGCGCTCGAACGCCTCGAGCACCTGGCGCGGCGGTTCTCGGCCGCGCTGCCCGCCGAGACGGAGCGGCCGGCACCCGTGGTGGAGCGCACGCACGACGCGGAGCCGCCGGCTCCCCGCCCGGTCCCGCCCCCGCTGACCGCCATCGGGATCGCCGAGCCGGTCGCCGAGCCGGTCGCCGCCGCGCCGCGCGAGCCCGAGCCGGCGCGGGTCGAGATCGGCAGCATCGAGGTGTTCGTGACGCAGCCCGCCGCGCCGGCGCCGGCCGCGGCATCCGTCGCCCCTTCCCCGCTCGCTCCCGCAGCTCCCGGGCGCCCCGAGCGGCTGAGCCGCCCTGCCCAGCCCTTCGGCTTCGGTCAGGGGTGAGCGATGCGCGACCTCTCCATCGTCACCGACACCCTGCGCGACCTGCTCACGACGGCCGTCAACACGAGCCCCCTCTTCGGCGGAGCTCCGCCGCCGTTCTCGGTCACCGTGTCGGGCCAGCATCCTCAGACGCCGGGCCTGTCCGACAGCGAGCTCAACGTCTACCTCTTCCACGTCGCGCCCGACAAGCACCTCGCGAACAGCTTCTGGTCCCAGGCGGCGCAGCACGGCACGACGCCGCCCGTCGCGTCGGAGCCCCTGAGCCTCGACCTCTGGTACATGGTGTCGGCGCAGTCGAAGACCAGCTACGTGCACGAGCAGCAGATCCTCGGAATCGCGATGCAGGCGATGCACGACAACGCGATCCTCGAGATCAACGCCCCGACACCCCTCCCCGGCGCCATCACGCCGAGCCAGGCCACCGTCGTCCTCGAGGCGCCGAGCTTCGACGAGCTGAGCAGGCTGTGGCAGGCGTTCGGGCTGCCGCTGCGGACGACGGCCGAATACCGCGTGAGCGTCGTCTTCCTCACGCCCGACACGATCCCGGCCGATGCGCCTCGCCCCGAGATCGTCAACCTCGTCGCCGCTCCCGGGTTCTCGCCCGCGGCGACACCGGCGAAGCTGTTCGCGACGCGCCGGACCCTGGCCTACACCGCCCCGGGTCCCGTCGACGAGACGGTGCAGCTCTCGCCCGCCACGACGGCACCCGCGCCCGGGCCGGCCGCGGCGAACCAGGAGGTCGTGCTCGACGGTGCGGGGATGCTGCCGGGCGACCACGTCGTGCTCGTGTCGTATCCGGGGGGCGTCCGGACCGAGACCGACGTGACGGCCACCTGGGTCGCGGCGGGCGACCCGCCGTTCCGGCTGACGCCGCCCGCGGGCGCGGGCGCGCCGGCACCCGGGCGTCACGAGGTGGTCCTGACGCGGCCGACCGAGCCGGGCTGGCAGTCCAATGCCGTGCCGCTGAACGTGGCGGCGTGGATCGATCCGGCCGGCGGGCCGCTCGTCACCCCGAACGCCCAGGGCCGGTTCAGCCTGACGGTCGGCAACGTCCCGCCGGCCGGCGTGCTGCTGCGCCTCGGGACGACGGCGCTGACCCGCATCGGCGCGGGAACGCCACAGCCCGGCCAGTGGCGCCTGCAGGGCGCGACGCTCACCTTCGCGGCGCCGGCGGGCACCCCGGCGGGCACGTACCTCGTCGGGCTGCGGGCGAACGACGTCGAGGCGGATCCGGTCAAGTGGGCGGTCGTGCCATGACCGGATGGCTCGACGCCCTGCGCGACCTGGCGGCGGTCCGGGTCGCGGCGCAGCGCGCGCGCTGGAACGACAACGGCGGAACGGTGCACGCAGCCATCGACGACATCCTCGCGCGGCGAGCGGTCGAGGCGGCACCCGAGGCACTGCCCGAGGCGGCACCCGAGGCAGTGCCCGAGGTCTCCGCCGCCCGCGCGGCGATCGACGCCGACCCGCGCTGGCAGCGCCTCGTGGGGGCCTTGGGCCTCGATGACCTCGACGTCGAGTGGCTCGCGCTCGTCTGCGCGTGCGAGCTCGACCCGCGCCTGACCCGCGTGCTGGGGTATCTCGACGACACGGCGGCAGCGGTCCCCGCGACTCCGGCCGCGGCCGCGCTCCTGTGGGGCTGGCCGCTCGGCGTCCAGCCGGGGCCCGCCTCCGCGGTGGTCCGCTGGGAGCTCGCGCAGCCCCACGGCGACATGCAGTCCACCACCCCGTGGGCGATGGATGCCGAGATCGCGGCGTTCCTCGCCGGCGCCGAGTGGCTCGCCGTCCGCCGCGAGGCGGACCCCGCCGGATCCGCCGGGCACGACTGCCTCCACCCTGCGCTCCTCACCGAGATGACCGACGCCGTGTCGCCGCTCCACGCGGGCGTCGTGGAGCTCGTCGGCAGGCCGGGCTCCGGAAGACGCACGCTGCTGGAGCAGCTGGCTGCGGCACTCGGTCGCGAGGCGGTTCGCGTCGCGCCGGGGAGCGCCATCCGCGGTCTCCGCGCCGCACGACTGCGCGGCGCCATCGCGATCGTCGCAGCCCGGCCCGGCGACCCCGTCGCGCTCGACGACGAGCGCCTCACGTTCGTCGCGTGCGAGGCCGCACCCGCGAGCGACGGCGCGCTCGTCCGGCTGCGGTGGGACCTGCCCGTGCCGACCGCCTCGCAGCGTCGCGCGCTGTGGGGCGCGGCATCCGTCCTCGATCCGCCGGCAGCCGTCGCCGACTGGGAGCTCACCCCCGCCGAGATCCGCACGGCGGCGCGCGCCGGAAGGGCCGCCTCGCTCGTGCTCGCCGGACGCGTGCGCGACGGCTCGCTCGCGACGATGCAGCGGCTGCCGCGGCCGTACTCGTGGGACGACCTGATCGTCGCCGATCACGTGGAGCGCGCGCTCGAGCGCCTGCTGGTCGAGGTCCGGCTGCGCTCGGAGGTGCTCGACGAGTGGGAGTTCCGGCGGCTCGCACCGTCGAGCTCCGGCGTCACGGCGCTCTTCGCCGGGCCGAGCGGCACGGGCAAGACGATGGCGACGCAGGTGCTCGCGCGCGAGCTCGGGCTCGAGCTCTTCCGCGTCGACCTCGCGACGGTCGTGAGTAAGTACATCGGCGAGACCGAGAAGCAGCTGGCGGCGGTGTTCGACGAGGCCGAGCGCAGCCGCATCATGGTGCTCTTCGACGAGGCGGACGCGCTCTTCGGTCAGCGCACGACCGTGCGCGACGCCCACGACCGCTACGCCAACATAGAGATCGACTATCTCCTCCAGCGGCTGGACTCCTTTCGCGGGGTCGCGGTGCTCGCGACCAATCGCAAGGGCGACCTCGACCCCGCGTTCCTACGGCGTCTGCGGACGGTCGTCGACTTCGTGGCGCCCGCCCCCGCCGAACGGCTGCGGCTGTGGCGCTCGGCGCTGCCGCGCGCCACCTCGGGAGGGATCCCCGTGACGGAGGACCTGGATCACGAGTGGCTCGCAGCGCACCTGGACCTCACCGGCGCCGAGATCACGACCATCGCGCTCGGGGCGGCTTTCGATGCCCGGCAGGCGGGCCGTCTCATCACGCTCGACACGGTGGTCGAGGCCTCGCGCCGCGAACTCGGCAAGCGCGGCGCCGTCCTGCGGATCGCCGCGCCCGCGCGGACGGAGGTCGCGCCGTGAGGATCGGCCGGCTGACCCTCCACACCGGGCCGCTCACCGATGCGGACGCACGGGAGCTCGCGCGCCTCGTCGCGGAGGACCTCGCCGGGATGCCGCTTCCTCCCGCCGGCAGTGTGCGGATCGACGTCGCTCAGCCGGGGACCGGCGGACTGCCGAGCCTGCGCGAGGCCGTCGCGGCCGCCCTCGAGCAGGCGCTGAGCGGGTCCGACACGCGGGAAGAGGCATCCGGCCCCTCTCGCGGAGCGGGCGCATCCGCCGGAACGGGGATGCGGTCATGAGCGGCTTCTACCTGCGCGGGGCGATCGTCGAGTTCATGCCGACGCCGCTCATCCCCATCCCGAACATCATCGTCTTCCAGTACAACCCCGAGACCATGTCGCACGCGTGGACCCAGCCCGAGGCTCCGAAGGCGGGCCCGAACCAGACGACCACCAACCCGCTGGCCGTCGAGGGCAATCCGGGCGAGTCGTTCAGCTTCACCCTCTCGATGGACGCGCAGGACTCGATCGCCGAGGGCGGGGCCTCCGGCGGCCTCGCGACGATCAGCGGCGTCGCCTCCCGGCTCGCGGCGCTCGAGATGCTGCTGTTCCCCTCTTCCGACACCGAGGGGGGACTGCTCGGCACCGTCTCGGCCCTGATCGGAGGGGGCGGCGGGGGAGGCGTGAAGCGCAAGGTGCCCGCGTCCACGATCAACACGTGCCTCTTCGTCTGGGGGCCGGGGCGGATCGTCCCCGTGCGCGTGACGGCGCTCACGGTCACCGAGCGCCTGTACGACACGATCCTCAACCCGGTCAAGGCCGAGGCGCAGATCACCCTCCGGGTGCTCACCGACGAGGAGCTCAAGCACAACGCCGACACCCTCAAGACCCTCGCGAAGGCCGCGAACACCTACACCCACGGCCTGCGGCAGGCGCTCGCCGTGGCGAACCTCGTCAACTCCGCCGATTCCGTCCTCGGCATGCTTCCGATCTGAGGCCCGCCCGTGTTCACCGCAGACAGCCGCTACGCCGACGCCGGCACGTACCAGGTGACCCTCGCGGACGGCAGGGTCGTCACCGTGACGAAGGCCGCCCGTCCCGCGGCGACCCGGCTCGTCGGCTGGCACCGCCGGGCGGACGGAGAGCGCCTCGACGTCATCGCCCACCGGTACACCCGCGACGCCACGCGCGCGTGGCTCCTGTGCGACGCGAACGATGCGCTGTCGCCCGACGCGCTGGCCGCGCACGAGCTCATCGGCATTCCCGGACCGGGGAGGTGACATGTCGGAGTATCAAGTGCTCTTCGAGGGTGCACCCGTGGACAAGGACTTCTACGAGCAGATCAGCCGCCTCGAGGTGGAGGAGAACGCCGACCTTCCCGGCGCGATCTCGCTGACGCTGCCCGTCGGCGTCGTGGACGAGGAGCTCACGTGGGTGAGCGATGCCAGGCTGCGGCCCTACGCCAATGTCGCCGTCGTCGCGACGGCCCCCGACGCGGCCGACGAGTGCATCTTCGACGGGTACGTCCTCACGCATAAGGTGCACCTGCCCAGCGGCACCGCCGGGGCGACCGTCGAGGTCTGGGGGCAGGACGCGACCGTGCTCATGGGCATGACCGAGCACGTCAAGGTGTGGTCGGGGATGACCGAGGCCGATGTGGCCGAGCAGATCTTCTCGAGCTACGGCATCGCCGCGGCATCCGCCAACGGCACGCAGCCCGGCCCGACGCACAGCGACGACGAGCACGCGCTCGTCCAGCGCGGCTCGGATGCCGAGTTCCTCCGCCGGCTCGCGCGGCGCACCGGCCGATGGTTCCGCGTCTTCGCCGGCGAGAAGGCCGGCGCGCGGTCCGGGTGGTTCGCGCCGCCCGGCACCGACGCGGAGCCTGTCGTGACGATCGGCGTGACCGACCCCGCGACGTCCGCCGTTCCGGTTCTGGACTTCTCGTGGGATGCCTCGCGTCCCACCGCCGTCGAAGCGCGTCAGGTGAGCCTCGCCGACAACGACAAGACCGGGGTCAGCGCCGCGACGAGCGCATCGGGCCTGTCTCCCCTCGATGCCAGGACTCTCGCGGACTTCGCCGGGAAGGAGCGCACCGTGCTGCTGACCGCCGCAGCCGACACGACGGAGCTGCCCGACCGGAGCGCCGGCCTGCTCCGGGAGTCGAACTGGTTCGTCCGCTGCGAGGGCACGACCGACGTGAACGTGCTCAAGCGCGTGCTCCGGGTCGGGCAGGTCGTCGCCGTCGAGGGCTGCGGCTCGCTCCTGTCGGGCAGGTACCTCGTCTGGAGCGTGCGGCACACCTTCACGACGCAGGCGCACGCGATGTCCTTCGCGCTCGTGAGCAACACCGTCGGGCCGGAGGCGTGATGACCGACGAACTGCTCCACGAGCTCGCCGACCAGCTCCGGCACCGCTACTACGGCAAGTACCGCGGCGTGGTCGAGGAGGTGGATGCCGCCCGGATGCGCGTCAAGGCGACCGTCCCGGCCGTCCTCGCCGAGGCCTCGGCCTGGGCCACGCCCTGCGTGCCCTTCGCCGGCAAGGGCGAGGGCTTCGCGTTCCTTCCGGCCGTCGGCTCCGGCGTGTGGATCGAATTCGAGGGCGGCGACGTGCACTACCCGATCTGGACGGGCTGCTTCTGGTTCGACGACGAGATCCCCGAGGACGTCGCCCCGAACGTCCGGGTGCTCGCCACCGCCGGGGGCCTCAAGATCGTGCTCGACGACGACGCGGGCGAGCTGCGCATCGAGGACGGCAACGGCGCCACGATCGCCTTCGACTCGTCGGGCGTCACGACGACG
This region includes:
- a CDS encoding LysM domain-containing protein, producing MFTADSRYADAGTYQVTLADGRVVTVTKAARPAATRLVGWHRRADGERLDVIAHRYTRDATRAWLLCDANDALSPDALAAHELIGIPGPGR
- a CDS encoding phage baseplate assembly protein V; this encodes MTDELLHELADQLRHRYYGKYRGVVEEVDAARMRVKATVPAVLAEASAWATPCVPFAGKGEGFAFLPAVGSGVWIEFEGGDVHYPIWTGCFWFDDEIPEDVAPNVRVLATAGGLKIVLDDDAGELRIEDGNGATIAFDSSGVTTTRDGSSVAVTSSSVSVNDGALEVT
- a CDS encoding contractile injection system protein, VgrG/Pvc8 family — translated: MSEYQVLFEGAPVDKDFYEQISRLEVEENADLPGAISLTLPVGVVDEELTWVSDARLRPYANVAVVATAPDAADECIFDGYVLTHKVHLPSGTAGATVEVWGQDATVLMGMTEHVKVWSGMTEADVAEQIFSSYGIAAASANGTQPGPTHSDDEHALVQRGSDAEFLRRLARRTGRWFRVFAGEKAGARSGWFAPPGTDAEPVVTIGVTDPATSAVPVLDFSWDASRPTAVEARQVSLADNDKTGVSAATSASGLSPLDARTLADFAGKERTVLLTAAADTTELPDRSAGLLRESNWFVRCEGTTDVNVLKRVLRVGQVVAVEGCGSLLSGRYLVWSVRHTFTTQAHAMSFALVSNTVGPEA
- a CDS encoding DUF4255 domain-containing protein, with amino-acid sequence MRDLSIVTDTLRDLLTTAVNTSPLFGGAPPPFSVTVSGQHPQTPGLSDSELNVYLFHVAPDKHLANSFWSQAAQHGTTPPVASEPLSLDLWYMVSAQSKTSYVHEQQILGIAMQAMHDNAILEINAPTPLPGAITPSQATVVLEAPSFDELSRLWQAFGLPLRTTAEYRVSVVFLTPDTIPADAPRPEIVNLVAAPGFSPAATPAKLFATRRTLAYTAPGPVDETVQLSPATTAPAPGPAAANQEVVLDGAGMLPGDHVVLVSYPGGVRTETDVTATWVAAGDPPFRLTPPAGAGAPAPGRHEVVLTRPTEPGWQSNAVPLNVAAWIDPAGGPLVTPNAQGRFSLTVGNVPPAGVLLRLGTTALTRIGAGTPQPGQWRLQGATLTFAAPAGTPAGTYLVGLRANDVEADPVKWAVVP
- a CDS encoding ATP-binding protein, whose product is MTGWLDALRDLAAVRVAAQRARWNDNGGTVHAAIDDILARRAVEAAPEALPEAAPEAVPEVSAARAAIDADPRWQRLVGALGLDDLDVEWLALVCACELDPRLTRVLGYLDDTAAAVPATPAAAALLWGWPLGVQPGPASAVVRWELAQPHGDMQSTTPWAMDAEIAAFLAGAEWLAVRREADPAGSAGHDCLHPALLTEMTDAVSPLHAGVVELVGRPGSGRRTLLEQLAAALGREAVRVAPGSAIRGLRAARLRGAIAIVAARPGDPVALDDERLTFVACEAAPASDGALVRLRWDLPVPTASQRRALWGAASVLDPPAAVADWELTPAEIRTAARAGRAASLVLAGRVRDGSLATMQRLPRPYSWDDLIVADHVERALERLLVEVRLRSEVLDEWEFRRLAPSSSGVTALFAGPSGTGKTMATQVLARELGLELFRVDLATVVSKYIGETEKQLAAVFDEAERSRIMVLFDEADALFGQRTTVRDAHDRYANIEIDYLLQRLDSFRGVAVLATNRKGDLDPAFLRRLRTVVDFVAPAPAERLRLWRSALPRATSGGIPVTEDLDHEWLAAHLDLTGAEITTIALGAAFDARQAGRLITLDTVVEASRRELGKRGAVLRIAAPARTEVAP
- a CDS encoding phage tail protein, with the translated sequence MPKPFSVNVSRFDPYKSYRFLVYFDTSTSPVAGVSKVSSLKRSHDVIEYKEGGNAIIRKGIGRGKYEPITLERGVTHDDSFEQWANAAQVLDKGAPSSSLSKLRKEIRIELLNEQGQPVHRYLVHRAWVSEYQALPDLDAGTNAVAIEHIKLENEGWEHDLSLAEPKEN